GAGAATGGCCCATTAACCGCGAGAGATGTTGCAATTAAGGCAAGTATCCCATCATCGAAGGTTTACTCAGTACTTCATAAACTGTATAGATTAGGTTATGTGGAGATTGATGATAAGAGAAGACCGGAGCTCTTCTACGCGGTATCTCCATTGGACGTATTTAGCAGGATAATGCAGAGATTTACTGATTACGTAAATTCCACAAAGCCATTAATAGATTCGTTACAGTTAATTTACGAATCAGTATATAAGGGTAAGGTAACTGCCCAAAGTGAGTTACTTTATGTTGTTAGGGGTCTTGATAGTACTAAGGAGTTAATAATGAAGTCCATGGGCTATGGTAGCCTGGATATTGCTACACCATATATTGAATTACTTGATCATAGAATATTATCTATGGTTGAGGAGGTATCACGTAATAACGAAGTTAGGTTGCTGGTCTCTCAGGAAATTATAGACTACATTAAGGATTTACCGCCTAGGATACACATTAGGATTAGGGATAAGTTATTTGGTGGTGGTTTTGTGGGCATTGGTGGTGTTGTCCTGGTGATTAAGCATGGCATGGATTACATAAGCCTATACTCAAGGCAGGATTACATAACTGACATTGCAAAGACATACTTTAATTATCTATGGAATAGCTCAGAGGTTCTTCAACGTTAATTTATCCAATAACTGGATTGCCCTTGTCGTCTCTTTTAACTTTCCTTTTTGGGTAAATAGCATCAATTGGCCCCTTACTGAAAATCTCTAAGTACCTCCTTAAGGCCTTTGGTATTACCACAGTGCCATCAGGTTCCTGGTAATTCTCGAGTATCGCCGTTATGGTCCTCGTGCTTGCTATGGCCGTTGAGTTCAAGGTATGCACAAATTCTCTCCTCATATCCTTCCTGAGAACCCTAATGCCCAACTTCGCTGATTGCCAATCAGTGCAGTTACTACATGACACCATCTCCCTATACATTCCCTGCGCTGGCATCCAAACCTCAAGGTCATACTGCTTAGCGGCGCATCTACCCATATCATGCGCACACAGTAGCACAACCCTATAGGGCAGGCCAAGACCCTGCCACAATTCCTCAGCATTTCTTATTAATTCCTCATGCCACCTCCAACTATCCTCTGGCAGTGAGAATACGAATTGTTCAACCTTATGGAATTGATGAACCCTAAAAATACCCTTCATATCTCTATTACCTGCGCTAGCCTCCCTTCTGAAACTCGGTGAAACGCCAACAAATAACAATGGTAGCTGGTCCTCAAGAAGCTCCGTGTGTCTTAAATACGCAGCTATTGGGTGCTCAGCCGTA
This is a stretch of genomic DNA from Vulcanisaeta moutnovskia 768-28. It encodes these proteins:
- a CDS encoding TrmB family transcriptional regulator gives rise to the protein MSIEKRLQELARLIGLTSYDIKTYIALVENGPLTARDVAIKASIPSSKVYSVLHKLYRLGYVEIDDKRRPELFYAVSPLDVFSRIMQRFTDYVNSTKPLIDSLQLIYESVYKGKVTAQSELLYVVRGLDSTKELIMKSMGYGSLDIATPYIELLDHRILSMVEEVSRNNEVRLLVSQEIIDYIKDLPPRIHIRIRDKLFGGGFVGIGGVVLVIKHGMDYISLYSRQDYITDIAKTYFNYLWNSSEVLQR